Proteins encoded together in one Patescibacteria group bacterium window:
- the rodA gene encoding rod shape-determining protein RodA, with translation MKISVRNFTRIDILLLVAVFLLLTIGLLSIYSIALSNVDTKMIFFNRQLIFALSGIIILTIVSFTDYRFLKSYYKLFIIITFILLGFVLLTGRVIRGASAWLQIFGFQFQPVELGKIALIIFLATYLSRHAKECIYSWKPIIVSAFVSFSMMAFVAAQPDMGSALILFAIWLVMILFTKIDKKKVITIFLLIAVLLLAGWFGFLKDYHRNRILTFLDPEKDPLGTGYNLTQSITAVGSGKITGRGFGLGSQSQLNFLPEQRTDFIFAVISEEFGFIGSILTISLIIIILIRIVFITKSTNDNFAIFMAIGFFAMFFSQSFLNIAMNIGIAPVIGLPLPFVSYGGSSIWTSLLAIGILESITLHRVEYF, from the coding sequence ATGAAGATATCTGTAAGAAATTTCACGAGAATAGACATCTTACTGCTAGTTGCAGTTTTTTTACTGTTAACTATAGGATTGCTTAGTATATATAGTATAGCCCTAAGCAATGTAGATACAAAAATGATATTTTTCAATAGACAGTTAATATTTGCATTAAGTGGAATAATAATATTAACAATAGTATCTTTTACTGATTATAGATTTCTCAAATCTTATTATAAATTATTTATTATTATTACATTCATTCTTCTTGGATTTGTGCTTTTAACAGGACGAGTAATAAGAGGAGCTAGTGCATGGTTACAAATTTTTGGATTTCAATTTCAACCAGTAGAACTTGGAAAAATAGCATTAATAATATTTTTAGCCACTTACCTATCCAGACATGCAAAAGAATGTATATATAGCTGGAAACCAATTATAGTTTCTGCTTTTGTAAGTTTTTCTATGATGGCGTTTGTAGCAGCTCAACCAGATATGGGATCTGCTTTAATACTTTTTGCAATTTGGCTAGTAATGATTTTATTTACAAAAATAGATAAGAAAAAAGTAATAACTATCTTTTTGTTAATAGCCGTACTTTTACTTGCTGGATGGTTTGGTTTTTTGAAAGATTATCACAGAAACAGAATACTTACTTTTCTTGATCCAGAAAAAGATCCACTAGGAACTGGATACAACCTTACACAATCAATAACAGCTGTTGGATCTGGAAAAATAACTGGTCGTGGATTTGGACTAGGAAGTCAGAGTCAGTTAAATTTTTTACCAGAGCAGAGGACAGATTTTATATTTGCAGTAATATCAGAAGAGTTTGGTTTTATAGGTTCAATATTAACAATATCTCTTATAATAATTATTTTAATTAGAATAGTTTTTATAACAAAAAGTACAAATGATAACTTTGCTATATTTATGGCAATAGGATTTTTTGCTATGTTTTTTAGTCAATCTTTTTTAAATATAGCTATGAATATAGGAATAGCCCCTGTTATAGGATTACCACTTCCTTTTGTAAGTTATGGTGGCAGTTCTATATGGACAAGTCTTTTGGCAATAGGAATATTAGAAAGTATAACATTGCATAGGGTAGAGTATTTTTAA
- a CDS encoding small multi-drug export protein, translating to MELIQKILESKELLTIIYAALPITELRGSIPIAIGMWNIKPIIALILSIIGNTIPIFILILGLNKIVEISSRYSKFWTNFINSIFKRTRKKTYEKFQKYGLFALFLFVAIPLPLTGAWTGSIAAWLFGINIKKAFWPIFIGIIVSGIIVTLITIGALSMLKI from the coding sequence ATGGAATTAATACAAAAAATTTTGGAATCAAAAGAACTGCTTACAATAATATATGCAGCATTACCTATAACAGAATTAAGAGGTTCAATACCGATAGCTATTGGCATGTGGAATATCAAGCCAATCATTGCTCTAATACTCAGTATTATTGGCAATACAATTCCTATATTTATACTAATTTTAGGATTAAACAAAATAGTAGAAATATCTAGTAGATATTCAAAATTTTGGACAAATTTTATAAACTCAATATTCAAAAGAACAAGAAAAAAAACATACGAAAAATTTCAAAAATACGGATTATTTGCTTTATTTTTATTTGTTGCTATACCACTACCACTTACAGGTGCGTGGACAGGATCTATAGCCGCTTGGTTGTTCGGAATAAATATAAAAAAAGCTTTTTGGCCAATATTTATAGGTATAATAGTGTCTGGTATAATAGTTACTCTAATTACAATAGGAGCATTATCTATGCTTAAAATATAA
- the aspS gene encoding aspartate--tRNA ligase: MKTYINETIKIEPGQSVVVAGWIHRLRKMGKLVFFDLRDSTGILQVVCVPSEMTDGEILKDLGCETVVEIKGIIQKRGEKQINSEILTGEIELLAKDLKIVSKSEVPPFEIENEDRQANEELRLKYRYLDLRHERMIKNLKSRYEVIHFLRNYLHNKNFTEIQTPILTKSTPEGARDYIVPSRLHKGKFFALPQAPQQYKQLLMIAGMERYFQIAPCFRDEDARSDRSPGEFYQVDIETSFFSQDDILNLIENMISEMVEKLFPEKTITQKPWPRIDHSEAVEKYGSDKPDLRKDKNNANELAFTWIVNFPLFVEQSDEDKFVGAGDKWAPSHNMFTAPQESDIELLDIDPGKVKSYQNDLALNGFELGGGAIRIHDMKIQEKVWDLIGFTDKQKSEFKHYFEAFKYGVPTHGGIALGVERLMMILMGEKTLKEVIAFPLTSDGRDPMMDSPSEITKSQFDELGLEINEKLKNKK; this comes from the coding sequence ATGAAAACTTACATTAACGAAACAATAAAAATAGAACCGGGACAAAGCGTTGTTGTAGCTGGTTGGATTCATAGACTTCGCAAAATGGGAAAACTTGTTTTCTTTGATCTTCGAGACTCAACAGGAATTTTACAAGTAGTTTGTGTTCCAAGTGAAATGACAGATGGAGAAATTTTAAAAGATTTGGGATGTGAAACGGTTGTTGAAATTAAAGGTATTATTCAAAAAAGAGGGGAAAAACAAATTAATTCTGAAATTCTTACTGGTGAAATAGAATTACTCGCAAAAGATTTGAAAATTGTAAGCAAATCAGAAGTTCCGCCATTTGAAATAGAAAATGAGGACCGTCAAGCAAATGAAGAATTAAGATTAAAATATCGCTATTTGGATTTGCGTCATGAAAGAATGATAAAAAATTTAAAAAGTAGATATGAAGTTATTCATTTTTTGAGAAATTATTTGCATAATAAAAATTTTACAGAAATACAAACTCCAATTCTTACAAAATCAACCCCAGAAGGAGCAAGAGATTATATAGTTCCATCACGACTTCATAAAGGAAAATTTTTTGCACTTCCTCAGGCACCCCAACAATACAAACAATTACTTATGATTGCCGGAATGGAACGTTATTTTCAAATAGCTCCTTGTTTCAGAGATGAAGATGCAAGAAGTGATAGATCTCCAGGAGAATTTTATCAAGTTGATATTGAAACATCATTTTTTTCTCAGGATGATATTTTGAATTTGATAGAAAATATGATTAGTGAAATGGTAGAAAAATTATTTCCTGAAAAAACTATAACACAAAAACCTTGGCCAAGAATTGATCACAGTGAAGCGGTAGAAAAATATGGTAGCGATAAACCAGACCTAAGAAAGGACAAAAACAATGCAAATGAATTAGCATTTACTTGGATTGTAAATTTTCCACTATTTGTAGAGCAATCTGATGAGGATAAATTTGTTGGAGCTGGTGACAAATGGGCACCATCTCACAATATGTTTACTGCGCCTCAAGAGTCTGATATTGAATTATTGGACATAGATCCAGGAAAAGTAAAATCTTATCAAAATGATTTAGCATTAAATGGATTTGAGCTTGGTGGAGGAGCAATAAGAATTCATGATATGAAAATTCAAGAAAAAGTTTGGGATTTAATTGGCTTCACAGATAAACAAAAAAGTGAATTCAAACATTATTTTGAAGCATTCAAATATGGCGTACCTACCCATGGCGGAATTGCACTTGGAGTAGAACGTCTCATGATGATTTTGATGGGAGAAAAAACCCTAAAAGAAGTAATAGCATTTCCACTTACTTCAGATGGACGAGACCCAATGATGGATAGTCCATCAGAAATTACAAAAAGTCAGTTTGATGAATTGGGATTAGAAATAAATGAAAAATTGAAAAATAAAAAATAA
- the tpiA gene encoding triose-phosphate isomerase has translation MKYIFANLKMQLDYNETLNLLKKLKNDKKIKELKNIQLVVCCDYISIPDASKIIKNSNLKLSSQNIFWEEFGAYTGEILTKNLKKFNTEFSMIGHSERRINLSESDEMINKKIQNALRNEIIPILCVGENLKQRKKNEQQQIIKKQIISALKSIDLKKVKKIFIAYEPIWAISSNNGINIDPKEADKMNNLIKEIIIKEKNIKEQIFNKKITLIYGGSVNDKNIKELITKKNINGVLVGSYSTKSKNIIKLIDIINKSI, from the coding sequence ATGAAATACATATTTGCAAATTTAAAAATGCAACTTGATTATAATGAAACTTTGAACTTGTTAAAAAAATTAAAGAATGACAAAAAAATTAAAGAATTAAAAAATATACAATTAGTAGTATGTTGTGATTATATTAGTATTCCAGATGCTTCAAAAATTATAAAAAATAGTAATCTAAAATTATCTAGTCAAAATATCTTTTGGGAAGAATTCGGTGCATACACTGGTGAAATTCTTACAAAAAATTTAAAAAAGTTTAATACTGAATTTTCAATGATAGGGCACAGTGAAAGAAGAATAAACTTATCAGAGTCAGACGAAATGATAAATAAAAAAATACAAAATGCACTTAGGAATGAAATAATTCCAATATTATGTGTTGGTGAAAATTTAAAACAAAGAAAAAAAAATGAACAACAACAAATAATAAAAAAACAAATAATATCCGCTCTCAAATCTATAGATCTAAAAAAAGTAAAAAAAATATTCATAGCGTATGAACCTATTTGGGCTATAAGTTCAAACAATGGAATAAATATAGATCCAAAAGAAGCTGACAAAATGAACAACTTGATAAAAGAAATAATAATAAAAGAAAAAAATATAAAAGAACAAATATTTAACAAAAAAATTACATTAATCTATGGTGGAAGTGTAAACGACAAAAATATAAAAGAATTAATTACAAAAAAAAATATTAATGGAGTATTGGTAGGTAGCTATAGCACAAAATCCAAAAATATAATAAAATTGATTGATATAATAAATAAATCGATCTAA
- a CDS encoding tetratricopeptide repeat protein — protein MFINILLITIFIISISIVLFIIFKKIPQLKKIEPEKIDEYRENKKKKAILEQKFTRDVSAFRQKFLILVKPTLNLTSNFLKKQYSKLYKIEEKYRTKLVKIHFEDKISNESHTLRHIEKAEKFIQNKKWLLAENEYVNALKLDVHNIEIYKKLADLYIQSKELEKAKETYEYIIKIEENDHDSYNKLGDIYKSMGDLNKTIEQYKIAISKSKNNANYYYNLATTYLKIEKIEESFENINNAINTEPENTVFLDFLINLSIIMGDRELGNKTLSKLLDIEPENKKIQEFREKLEKM, from the coding sequence ATGTTTATTAACATACTATTAATAACAATTTTCATAATTAGTATATCTATAGTATTATTTATAATTTTCAAAAAAATACCACAATTAAAAAAAATTGAGCCTGAAAAAATAGATGAATATAGAGAAAATAAAAAAAAGAAAGCAATATTAGAACAAAAATTTACAAGAGATGTAAGTGCTTTTAGGCAAAAATTTTTAATTCTTGTAAAACCTACATTAAATTTAACTTCTAATTTTTTAAAAAAACAATATAGTAAATTATATAAAATAGAAGAAAAATATAGGACAAAACTAGTAAAAATACACTTTGAAGATAAAATTTCAAATGAAAGTCATACATTAAGACATATAGAAAAAGCTGAAAAATTTATACAAAATAAAAAATGGCTTTTGGCTGAAAATGAGTATGTAAATGCTTTGAAGTTAGATGTACATAATATAGAAATATACAAAAAATTAGCTGATTTATATATCCAATCAAAAGAATTAGAAAAAGCAAAAGAAACATATGAATATATAATCAAAATAGAAGAAAATGACCATGATTCATACAACAAATTGGGGGATATATATAAAAGCATGGGTGATTTAAATAAAACCATAGAACAATACAAAATAGCAATATCAAAATCAAAAAATAATGCAAATTATTATTACAACCTAGCAACAACATATTTAAAAATAGAAAAAATAGAAGAATCTTTTGAGAATATAAATAATGCTATTAATACAGAACCTGAAAATACTGTATTTCTTGACTTTTTGATAAATTTAAGTATAATTATGGGAGATAGAGAGCTTGGGAATAAGACATTATCTAAGCTATTAGACATAGAACCGGAAAATAAAAAAATACAAGAATTTAGAGAAAAATTAGAAAAAATGTAA
- a CDS encoding serine hydrolase, translating to MNLFYIIANILPIINIIALPVNNSFYFQTKNIQDKTFFEIIKQENQSNYPIKKANDSLGVKISAKSALVQDVKSKKILWSKNKDEIRSIASITKLMTGLVLVEIKDFDWEKEVIINDNDNIGDFNKLKISVGDTIKLRDLFNASIITSSNNGIETLIKNSGIKKEKFIEMMNSKTKEIGMKNTSFKEPTGLDPENVSTASDLTILLEKTFSYPIIKESTSKKNYTFKVSNSREITVSNTNELIGNYLNIYAGKTGYTEKAGFCLVSEVGYENKGPIRTIVLGSESHYERFGDLKTLSTWIFNNYIWN from the coding sequence ATGAACTTATTTTATATAATCGCAAATATACTTCCTATAATAAATATTATTGCATTACCTGTAAATAATAGTTTTTATTTCCAAACAAAAAATATACAAGACAAAACATTTTTTGAAATAATAAAACAAGAAAATCAATCAAATTACCCAATAAAAAAAGCAAATGATTCATTGGGTGTAAAAATTTCCGCAAAGTCAGCACTAGTACAAGATGTAAAATCAAAAAAAATACTTTGGTCCAAAAATAAAGATGAAATTAGATCTATAGCAAGCATTACAAAATTAATGACTGGATTAGTACTTGTAGAAATAAAAGATTTTGACTGGGAAAAAGAAGTAATAATCAATGACAATGATAATATAGGTGATTTTAATAAATTAAAAATATCCGTAGGTGATACAATAAAATTAAGAGATCTTTTTAATGCATCTATAATAACATCTTCAAACAATGGTATAGAAACATTAATAAAAAATAGTGGTATAAAAAAAGAAAAATTTATTGAAATGATGAATAGTAAGACAAAAGAAATTGGAATGAAAAATACAAGCTTCAAAGAACCTACAGGACTAGATCCTGAAAATGTATCGACAGCATCAGATTTGACAATACTTCTAGAAAAAACATTTTCATATCCAATTATAAAAGAATCAACGTCCAAAAAAAATTACACTTTCAAAGTATCAAATTCTAGAGAGATTACCGTTTCAAATACAAATGAACTTATAGGAAATTATCTAAATATATATGCTGGAAAAACTGGATACACAGAAAAAGCTGGTTTTTGCTTAGTATCTGAAGTAGGATATGAAAACAAAGGCCCAATAAGAACAATAGTTTTAGGCAGTGAATCTCATTATGAAAGATTTGGTGATTTAAAAACATTATCCACTTGGATATTTAATAATTATATATGGAATTAA
- a CDS encoding patatin-like phospholipase family protein, with product MSNDKTAIVTLGGAYKATYYTGVLRALHELGINNFDMYLGASSGAPALAYFMAGQQEDMEHIWTNYIPSKKLYNINNIFNNKPILNLDYLVNEIFEKIIPLNLEKIKNIENKLIIPVLNYKNGDVEYMSDKEEDFFTILKATMSIPWINGKYYKINDNIYIDAGIGGRPPIKKILDEGYTKILLLTPDIKKSLVWRRRFFEYMFFLLSSNISKNIIQKLKNENNLNEKVLDYHIKNPGYTKIVVISPSQNTIGRFENNKNKIQKSIDLGYRDVMNNELLKKDLEIFRK from the coding sequence ATGAGTAATGATAAAACCGCAATAGTAACTCTAGGTGGAGCATATAAAGCGACATATTACACTGGTGTACTACGCGCTTTACATGAACTTGGAATAAATAACTTTGATATGTATCTTGGTGCATCATCTGGAGCTCCGGCGCTTGCATATTTTATGGCAGGACAACAAGAAGACATGGAACATATATGGACAAATTATATTCCAAGTAAAAAATTATATAATATAAATAATATTTTCAACAATAAACCTATATTAAATTTAGATTATTTAGTGAATGAAATATTTGAAAAGATAATACCACTCAATTTAGAAAAAATAAAAAACATAGAAAATAAACTCATAATTCCTGTTTTGAATTATAAAAATGGAGATGTTGAATACATGTCAGACAAAGAAGAAGATTTTTTTACCATACTAAAAGCTACTATGTCTATTCCATGGATAAATGGAAAATACTATAAAATAAATGATAATATATATATAGACGCTGGAATTGGCGGAAGACCACCTATAAAAAAAATATTAGACGAAGGTTATACAAAAATATTATTATTAACCCCTGATATAAAAAAATCATTAGTTTGGCGAAGAAGATTCTTTGAATATATGTTTTTCTTATTAAGTTCAAATATTTCAAAAAATATAATTCAAAAATTAAAAAATGAAAACAATCTAAACGAAAAAGTTTTAGATTATCATATTAAAAATCCTGGATATACAAAAATAGTAGTAATATCACCATCACAAAATACTATAGGAAGATTTGAAAATAATAAAAATAAAATTCAAAAAAGCATTGATCTTGGATATAGAGATGTTATGAATAATGAATTATTAAAAAAAGATTTAGAAATATTTAGAAAATAA
- the scpB gene encoding SMC-Scp complex subunit ScpB codes for MDEYIKYIESILLISDKPISTKYLSEKLEINTKDTKELIEKIKEKFNTKESGIHLIESWGKIQFTTNPECENIIKDIIKEELNSNLTDASLETLTIIAYRSPITKSEIEQIRGINCSLILKNLLIKGLIECKFDKEKMSDIYNTTVDFLKYLGINNIEELPNYENLNKNQIIQDIINQQNQDE; via the coding sequence ATGGATGAATATATAAAATATATAGAAAGTATATTATTAATATCTGACAAGCCAATATCCACAAAATATTTATCAGAAAAATTAGAAATTAACACAAAAGATACAAAAGAATTAATCGAAAAAATCAAAGAAAAATTCAATACAAAAGAAAGTGGCATACATTTAATTGAATCATGGGGAAAAATACAATTTACAACAAACCCAGAATGTGAAAATATTATAAAAGATATTATAAAAGAAGAGTTAAACAGCAATCTCACAGACGCATCACTTGAAACACTTACAATAATAGCTTATAGATCTCCTATAACAAAATCTGAAATAGAACAAATAAGAGGCATAAATTGTAGTTTAATTTTAAAAAATTTACTTATAAAAGGTCTTATAGAATGTAAATTTGATAAAGAAAAAATGTCTGATATTTATAATACAACAGTTGACTTTTTAAAATATTTAGGGATAAATAACATAGAAGAACTTCCAAACTATGAAAATTTGAACAAAAATCAAATAATTCAAGATATTATAAATCAACAAAATCAAGATGAGTAA
- a CDS encoding YbaK/EbsC family protein, whose product MDKKIINHIQKTNLKHEIVPHKKVYTSYDASQTLKVHPKQIVKSLIVKVKNNFALVLLSADKNIDFKKLAKQFGAKEIDIKIPKEKVLMEKLGIKPGTAHVFGDIYKIPVVVEYELSKLKDAIFSSGSLTESLKIKVSDFVKHQEASVAKFGITKKFKKIKKILVRRNLSGGGKKVIKPKKNAKKPIKKIKKKVTQKKKIVKKITKKVKK is encoded by the coding sequence ATGGATAAAAAAATTATAAATCATATTCAAAAAACAAACTTGAAGCATGAAATAGTCCCACATAAAAAAGTTTATACATCTTATGATGCTTCACAAACATTAAAAGTTCATCCAAAACAAATTGTAAAATCACTAATTGTAAAAGTAAAAAATAATTTTGCACTTGTTCTTTTGTCAGCTGACAAAAATATTGATTTCAAAAAATTAGCAAAACAATTTGGCGCTAAAGAAATTGATATAAAAATTCCAAAAGAAAAAGTTTTGATGGAAAAATTAGGAATAAAACCAGGAACAGCTCATGTTTTTGGTGATATTTACAAAATTCCAGTTGTTGTGGAATATGAATTATCAAAATTAAAAGATGCAATATTTTCATCAGGAAGTTTGACAGAAAGTTTGAAAATAAAAGTAAGTGATTTTGTAAAACATCAAGAAGCTAGTGTAGCTAAATTTGGAATTACAAAAAAATTTAAAAAAATTAAAAAAATACTTGTCCGCCGAAACTTAAGTGGAGGTGGAAAAAAGGTTATAAAACCTAAGAAAAATGCAAAAAAACCAATTAAAAAAATCAAGAAGAAAGTTACTCAAAAAAAGAAAATAGTTAAAAAAATTACAAAGAAAGTAAAAAAATAA
- the asnS gene encoding asparagine--tRNA ligase: protein MQILLGDISKFLDKEVNIKCWVYNFRSSGQIYFLQLRDGSGFIQAIVSKNNVNPDVWNNCEKITQETSVKLSGIVTKHPKKEEYEIQVKDLKILQIAPEYPISNKDHGPDFLFDNRDLYLRSKTPWAILRIRDSVFRSITNYFAENNFIRFDTPILQPTSCEDTTELFGLKYYDEKKMYLTQSGQLYLEAGIMSFGRAYDFGPVFRAEKSKTRNHLSEFWMMDAEMAFCSGQESEDIQEALVKRILKDTLDNCKQELEILERDTSIMKDIIEKPFLRIKHYDIKKMFEDRGMKVDYDDDLTTEEETEIGNIYKVPVFVEDYPFAVKAFYMKKYKDERGMMRAVNADLIAPEEAREVIGGSQREEDYEKLLEELNIRKYKVEDYEWYLNIRKYGSVPHSGFGVGLERMVRWITGVHHIRETIAFPRTLNRFKP, encoded by the coding sequence ATGCAAATATTATTAGGAGATATATCAAAATTTTTAGACAAAGAAGTTAATATAAAATGTTGGGTTTATAATTTTAGATCTTCTGGACAAATTTATTTTTTGCAACTTCGTGATGGAAGTGGATTTATTCAAGCTATTGTATCAAAAAATAATGTAAATCCTGATGTCTGGAATAATTGCGAAAAAATTACACAAGAAACTTCTGTAAAATTATCTGGAATAGTCACAAAACATCCAAAAAAAGAAGAATATGAAATTCAAGTAAAAGATTTGAAAATTTTACAAATTGCACCTGAGTATCCAATTTCAAACAAGGATCACGGTCCAGATTTTCTTTTTGATAATCGTGATTTGTATCTTAGAAGCAAAACTCCTTGGGCAATACTTCGAATTAGAGATTCTGTTTTTAGATCAATTACAAATTACTTTGCAGAAAATAACTTTATAAGATTTGATACTCCTATACTTCAACCAACAAGTTGTGAGGATACAACAGAACTTTTTGGTCTCAAATATTATGATGAGAAAAAAATGTATCTTACTCAATCAGGACAGCTTTATCTTGAAGCAGGAATTATGAGTTTTGGAAGAGCTTATGATTTTGGTCCTGTTTTTCGTGCTGAAAAAAGTAAAACTAGAAATCATTTAAGCGAATTTTGGATGATGGATGCTGAAATGGCATTTTGCAGTGGACAAGAGAGTGAAGATATTCAAGAAGCTCTTGTAAAGAGAATTTTAAAAGATACACTGGATAATTGTAAACAAGAGTTAGAAATTTTGGAAAGAGATACGAGTATTATGAAAGATATTATAGAAAAACCATTTTTGCGAATAAAACATTATGATATCAAAAAAATGTTTGAAGATCGCGGAATGAAAGTTGACTATGATGACGACCTTACAACAGAAGAAGAAACAGAAATTGGTAATATTTATAAAGTTCCTGTTTTTGTGGAAGATTATCCATTTGCAGTAAAAGCATTTTATATGAAAAAATACAAAGATGAAAGAGGAATGATGCGAGCTGTAAATGCTGATTTGATAGCACCTGAAGAAGCCCGTGAAGTAATTGGCGGAAGTCAACGTGAAGAGGACTATGAAAAATTATTGGAAGAATTAAATATAAGAAAATACAAAGTAGAGGATTACGAGTGGTATTTGAATATTAGAAAATATGGTTCTGTTCCTCATTCTGGTTTTGGAGTTGGACTTGAGCGAATGGTTAGATGGATTACAGGAGTTCATCATATAAGAGAGACAATTGCATTTCCTAGAACATTAAATCGTTTTAAACCTTAA
- a CDS encoding segregation/condensation protein A, whose translation MLEYKLEKFEGPLELLLKLIDENELDISQVSLSQVTDQYINYIDNSENLGIDEIADFLVIAAKLIYIKSRLILPEIINSTDEDDSKDLEKILKIYKQYYDAKQILQKIIRKKYFTYSRETKLVKIKQGFIAPNNINKEILEKKFNLLISNLKPISILPKRLIEKTINIKEKIDHIRNLINSKNNISFSEFIKDRKNKTEVIVSFLAMLELIRQRDIMVNQEYMFEEITISAVR comes from the coding sequence ATGCTAGAATATAAGCTTGAAAAATTTGAAGGTCCTTTAGAATTACTTCTAAAACTTATAGATGAAAATGAGCTTGATATAAGTCAAGTATCTCTTTCGCAAGTTACGGATCAATATATAAACTATATAGATAATTCCGAAAATCTTGGAATTGATGAAATAGCAGATTTTTTGGTAATTGCAGCAAAACTTATTTATATAAAATCCAGACTCATATTACCAGAGATAATAAATAGTACTGATGAAGATGATAGCAAAGACCTGGAAAAAATTCTAAAAATATACAAACAATACTATGACGCAAAACAGATTTTACAAAAAATTATTAGAAAAAAATATTTTACATATTCTAGAGAAACAAAACTTGTAAAAATAAAACAAGGATTTATAGCACCAAACAATATAAATAAAGAAATTTTAGAAAAAAAATTCAATTTATTAATAAGTAACTTAAAACCTATAAGTATATTGCCAAAAAGGTTAATTGAAAAGACAATAAATATAAAAGAAAAGATAGATCATATTAGAAATCTTATAAATTCCAAAAATAATATATCTTTTTCTGAATTTATAAAAGACAGAAAAAATAAAACCGAAGTAATAGTATCTTTTCTTGCAATGTTAGAACTTATAAGACAACGTGATATAATGGTAAATCAAGAATACATGTTTGAAGAAATAACAATTTCCGCTGTCCGGTAG